From Cucumis melo cultivar AY chromosome 1, USDA_Cmelo_AY_1.0, whole genome shotgun sequence, a single genomic window includes:
- the LOC103500768 gene encoding putative leucine-rich repeat receptor-like protein kinase At2g19210 — MGASTHFFSVFFPSALALTLTLLLPLQASDQSGFISLDCGSPEDTMYTEITNNISYVSDAPFVKSGVSESIGSRMGADNAPFPRQMRSLRSFPQGIRNCYNVSIVNGSKYLIRASFLYENYDGLDMLPAFDIYIGNSLWERVNFTDTHLEPSIELIHITSSNEVHMCLINIGNGVPIISSLEFRPLLNTTYQTVSRSLSLQSRFDFGLSDKEEYRYPYDVYDRIWSTVNYYGQEPVTASATTGAVEENNYKVPSIVMKTASTVKDISLNTKNSSEYYVFMHFSEVVELQPNQSRVFNITHNENFFYGPLIPSYLSTLTVSNKDPLNASNLHLFSFISTNNATLPPIINAFEVYYVKDIIELETNQGDVNAITKIKSTYGIKRDWQGDPCVPMKYPWSGLNCSNATAPRIIYLNLSASGLTGEISSYISNLTMLRTLDLSHNELTGELPEFLTNFPNLRVLILTGNKLTGSVPEVLMQRAEAKSLTLRLFPLHFILRAGLECVGENPDLCTSLKCDNKKNKYLVLIILSTIIAVLLPILMVTLVLYKRRKQREHLKRSIQERLLKSKNQQVHYSEILVITDNLKTSIGEGGFGKVYLGVLSDKIQVAVKLLSASSRQGTKEFKAEAEILTIVHHRNLVSLIGYCDEAENKALIYEFMANGNLRKHLSDSSTTVLSWKQRLQIALDAAQGLEYLHNCCKPPILHRDMKTSNILLNEKMQAKISDFGLSRIFANENDTHLATRPAGTFGYVDPTIHLCGNFSKKSDVYSFGIVLFELITGKPVIIKSGTGNEIHIVDWAKPLIVEGNSQSIVDQRLEGCIEICSATKFMELALCCTLSTSAQRPDISDVVKQLIKCQEMAQNRTTSHGPPINHNFSYTSIGSDSILSPR; from the exons ATGGGAGCATCAACCCATTTCTTCTCTGTTTTTTTCCCAAGTGCTTTGGCACTCACATTGACTCTTCTACTTCCTCTTCAAGCTTCGGATCAATCAG GTTTCATTAGCTTAGATTGTGGATCACCAGAAGATACAATGTATACTGAAATTACAAATAATATTAGCTATGTTTCTGATGCACCCTTCGTAAAAAGTGGAGTAAGTGAAAGCATAGGTTCGAGAATGGGAGCTGATAATGCTCCATTTCCAAGGCAAATGAGGAGTCTTAGAAGCTTCCCTCAAGGAATCAGAAACTGCTATAATGTAAGCATTGTAAATGGTTCTAAATATTTGATTCGAGCGAGTTTCTTGTACGAGAATTACGACGGCCTGGATATGCTTCCAGCATTTGATATCTATATTGGGAATAGCTTATGGGAAAGAGTAAACTTCACTGACACTCACTTGGAACCTTCCATTGAGCTCATACATATTACCTCCTCAAATGAAGTCCATATGTGTTTGATCAATATAGGGAATGGAGTGCCAATTATTTCATCCTTAGAATTTAGACCTTTACTCAACACCACTTATCAAACAGTTTCAAGATCCTTATCGCTTCAGTCTCGATTTGATTTCGGCCTATCAGATAAGGAAGAATACAG ATACCCTTACGATGTTTATGATCGCATTTGGTCGACGGTTAACTACTACGGGCAAGAACCAGTTACAGCCAGTGCCACAACAGGTGCTGTTGAGGAGAACAATTACAAAGTGCCATCCATTGTGATGAAAACTGCTTCCACTGTAAAGGATATTAGTTTGAATACAAAAAACTCATCTGAATATTATGTGTTTATGCACTTTTCTGAGGTTGTTGAGCTTCAACCTAACCAGAGTAGAGTGTTCAATATCACTCataatgagaattttttttatggtCCTCTAATTCCAAGTTACTTGTCCACACTAACTGTTTCCAACAAAGATCCATTGAATGCCTcaaatttacatttattttctttcatttcaaCCAACAACGCAACCCTTCCTCCCATCATCAATGCGTTCGAGGTATATTATGTGAAAGACATAATAGAGTTGGAAACAAATCAAGGAGATG TGAATGCAATTACCAAAATCAAGTCAACTTATGGGATAAAGAGGGATTGGCAAGGAGATCCTTGTGTGCCAATGAAATACCCTTGGAGTGGATTGAATTGTAGTAATGCAACTGCTCCAAGAATCATTTACTT GAATCTGTCAGCAAGTGGATTAACAGGTGAAATATCTTCTTACATATCAAATCTGACAATGTTGCGAACTCT GGACTTGTCCCACAATGAGTTGACTGGAGAGCTGCCAGAGTTCTTAACAAATTTTCCAAATTTAAGAGTTCT CATTTTAACCGGAAACAAGCTAACAGGCTCAGTTCCTGAAGTTCTCATGCAAAGGGCTGAAGCTAAATCACTCACTTTAAGGTTATTTCCCCTACACTTCATTCTAAGGGCTGGTTTGGAATG TGTTGGTGAAAATCCAGATCTTTGTACATCACTTAAATGCGATAACAAGAAGAACAAGTACTTGGTTCTTATAATTCTCTCAACTATTATAGCTGTGCTTTTACCTATCCTAATGGTTACTCTCGTGCTctacaaaagaagaaaacaaagag AACATCTCAAAAGATCAATCCAAGAAAGATTGCTTAAATCAAAGAACCAACAGGTTCACTACTCTGAGATATTGGTTATAACAGATAACTTGAAAACTTCTATAGGAGAAGGAGGATTTGGAAAAGTATATTTAGGTGTACTGAGTGACAAAATTCAAGTTGCTGTCAAGTTGCTGTCTGCATCGTCACGGCAAGGCACTAAAGAATTCAAAGCAGAG GCTGAAATATTGACCATTGTTCATCACAGAAATTTGGTTTCGCTCATTGGTTACTGTGATGAGGCTGAGAATAAGGCTCTCATTTATGAATTTATGGCTAATGGAAATCTACGAAAACATCTCTCTG ATTCAAGTACAACAGTTTTGAGTTGGAAGCAAAGACTCCAAATTGCACTTGATGCAGCACAAG GGTTGGAATATTTGCACAATTGTTGCAAGCCACCTATACTTCACAGAGATATGAAGACTTCAAATATCCTATTGAATGAAAAAATGCAGGCTAAAATATCAGATTTTGGACTCTCCAGGATATTTGCAAATGAAAATGATACTCATTTGGCCACTCGCCCTGCTGGCACCTTTGGATATGTCGATCCCAC GATACATTTATGTGGAAACTTCAGCAAGAAAAGTGATGTTTACAGTTTTGGGATTGTGTTATTTGAGCTGATAACCGGAAAACCAGTCATCATAAAGAGTGGTACAGGAAATGAGATACACATAGTGGATTGGGCAAAGCCTTTGATTGTAGAAGGAAACAGCCAAAGCATTGTGGATCAAAGATTAGAAGGGTGCATTGAAATCTGTTCAGCAACAAAATTTATGGAGCTAGCTTTGTGTTGCACACTCTCAACTTCAGCACAAAGGCCTGATATTAGTGATGTGGTGAAACAACTGATTAAATGTCAAGAAATGGCTCAGAATAGAACTACCTCACATGGGCCACCTATTAATCACAACTTTTCTTACACTTCAATTGGATCTGACTCTATTTTAAGTCCTAGATAA
- the LOC103500771 gene encoding putative leucine-rich repeat receptor-like protein kinase At2g19210 isoform X2 — translation MGTSGHFLFGFLLTALALALLLVQAQDQSGFISLDCGLPEGTSYTETTTKLNYVSDASFINSGVSQDVASAYGDGDTYPRQLRKLRSFPQGIRNCYSVTTVKGTEYLIRGSFLYGNYDGLDLLPTFDLYIENSLWQTLNFTDNGMDAYIDLIHVTSSNKVNICLINTGNGVPFISALEFRPSLNITYLTIASSLSLYTRMNIGSTEDRKYRFPFDVYDRIWSPFNFNKWTQVSTNYSIEPIRENGLHLPSIVMQTASTSKDTSTPLEIWWDPIDSSQYYVFMHLAEVLYPEVNQSREFIITTNDNFVSGPIIPNYLSSVSIFPNGPFEGASRHVIAFISTEEATLPPIINAFELYIAKNISKLEADQGDVDALTNIKSTYGIKKEWQGDPCVPMGFPWSGLHCSNGTIPRIISLNLSASGLTGEISPYISNLTMLQILDLSDNELTGELPEFLVNLPNLRILYLTRNRFTGLIPKALLQRAEAGLLALSVGENPDLCTSVECVKKRKNNKRKKYLVAIILSSIIAVLLTILMVTLVIYKRRKQRENLKRSIQERLLKSKNQLVQYSEILVITDNLKTTIGEGGFGKVYLGVLSDKTRVAVKLMSSTSQQGYNEFRAEAQILTVVHHINLVSLIGYCDEAENKALLYEFMDSSTKVLNWKERLQIAVDAAQGLEYLHDGCVPPIIHRDMKSSNILLNEQMQAKISDFGLSRVFVNESDTHFSTCPAGTFGYLDPTVHLSRNFIKKSDVYSFGIVLFELITGRPAIIKSSEDNIHIVDWVKPHITVGNIQNIVDPRLESSIDSGCASKFVELALSCTLPTSAGRPEMSDVVLQLIECLKMVQDITPQMSNNNADQNFSHNSIGSESLPSPR, via the exons ATGGGAACATCAGGGCATTTCCTCTTTGGTTTCTTGCTAACTGCCTTGGCACTGGCACTTCTACTTGTTCAAGCTCAGGATCAGTCAG GCTTTATTAGTTTAGATTGTGGATTACCAGAGGGCACGAGCTACACCGAAACAACGACTAAACTTAACTATGTTTCTGATGCATCCTTCATAAACAGTGGGGTAAGTCAAGATGTAGCTTCAGCCTACGGAGATGGAGATACCTACCCCAGGCAATTGAGGAAGCTGAGAAGCTTCCCTCAAGGAATCAGAAACTGTTATAGTGTAACCACTGTAAAGGGTACCGAGTACTTGATTCGAGGAAGTTTCTTGTATGGGAATTATGATGGCTTGGATTTGCTACCAACGTTTGATCTCTATATTGAGAATAGCTTGTGGCAGACCTTAAATTTCACGGACAATGGCATGGATGCTTACATAGATCTCATACACGTCACCTCCTCAAACAAAGTTAACATCTGTCTGATCAATACAGGAAATGGAGTGCCATTTATTTCAGCATTAGAATTTAGACCTTCACTCAACATCACTTATCTAACTATCGCATCATCCTTGTCACTTTACACCCGAATGAACATTGGTTCAACAGAAGATCGAAAGTACAG ATTCCCGTTTGATGTATATGATCGTATCTGGTCACCATTTAACTTCAACAAGTGGACACAAGTAAGCACCAACTATAGTATAGAGCCCATACGGGAGAATGGTCTCCATCTGCCATCAATTGTTATGCAAACTGCTTCCACTTCAAAAGACACAAGCACGCCTCTGGAAATTTGGTGGGATCCGATAGATTCATCTCAATATTATGTATTTATGCACCTTGCTGAAGTTTTATATCCTGAAGTCAACCAAAGTAGAGAGTTCATCATCACTACCAATGACAATTTTGTTTCTGGACCTATAATTCCAAATTATTTGTCCTCAGTATCTATTTTTCCTAATGGACCATTCGAGGGGGCAAGTAGACATGTAATTGCCTTCATTTCAACTGAGGAAGCGACACTTCCTCCAATCATCAATGCTTTTGAGTTATATATAGCGAAAAACATATCAAAGTTAGAAGCAGACCAAGGAGATG TGGATGCACTAACCAATATCAAGTCAACTTATGGAATAAAGAAAGAGTGGCAGGGAGATCCATGTGTGCCAATGGGATTTCCCTGGAGTGGATTACATTGTAGCAATGGAACTATTCCAAGAATTATATCCTT GAACCTATCGGCAAGTGGACTAACTGGTGAAATATCTCCTTACATATCAAATCTAACAATGTTGCAAATTTT GGATTTGTCTGATAATGAGTTGACTGGAGAGCTGCCGGAATTCTTAGTAAATTTACCAAATTTAAGAATCCT TTATTTAACAAGAAACAGGTTCACAGGCTTAATTCCCAAGGCTCTCTTGCAAAGGGCTGAAGCTGGATTACTTGCATTGAG TGTGGGCGAAAATCCAGATCTTTGTACATCAGTTGAATGTGTTAAGAAGAGGAAGAATAACAAGAGGAAGAAGTACTTGGTTGCTATAATTCTCTCCAGTATTATAGCTGTGCTCCTAACTATCCTTATGGTTACTCTGGTAATCTACAAAAGGAGAAAACAAAGAG AGAATCTCAAAAGATCAATTCAAGAAAGGTTACTTAAGTCGAAGAACCAACTGGTTCAATACTCCGAGATATTGGTTATCACAGATAACTTGAAGACAACTATTGGGGAAGGAGGTTTTGGAAAAGTATACTTGGGTGTACTGAGCGACAAAACCCGAGTTGCTGTCAAGTTGATGTCTTCAACGTCACAGCAAGGCTACAATGAATTCAGAGCTGAG GCTCAAATATTAACAGTTGTTCATCATATAAATCTGGTTTCTCTTATTGGTTACTGTGATGAGGCTGAGAACAAGGCACTCCTTTATGAATTCATGG ATTCAAGCACAAAGGTCTTGAATTGGAAAGAAAGACTCCAAATTGCAGTTGATGCAGCTCAAG GGTTGGAATATTTACACGATGGTTGTGTGCCACCTATAATTCACAGAGATATGAAGTCTTCCAATATCCTCTTGAATGAACAAATGCAAGCTAAAATATCAGATTTTGGACTATCTAGGGTGTTTGTAAATGAAAGTGATACTCATTTCTCCACATGTCCTGCTGGCACCTTCGGATATCTCGACCCAAC GGTTCATTTATCAAGAAACTTCATCAAGAAAAGTGATGTTTACAGCTTTGGGATTGTGTTGTTTGAGCTGATAACTGGGCGTCCAGCCATAATCAAGAGCTCTGAAGACAACATCCACATAGTTGATTGGGTCAAGCCACACATAACAGTAGGTAACATCCAAAACATTGTTGATCCAAGATTAGAAAGCAGTATAGATAGTGGTTGTGCAAGTAAATTTGTGGAGCTTGCTCTGTCTTGCACATTGCCAACTTCAGCTGGAAGGCCTGAGATGAGTGATGTGGTGTTACAACTCATAGAATGTTTGAAGATGGTTCAAGATATAACCCCACAAATGTCAAATAACAATGCTGATCAGAACTTTTCACACAATTCCATTGGCTCTGAATCCCTTCCTAGTCCTAGATAG
- the LOC103500771 gene encoding putative leucine-rich repeat receptor-like protein kinase At2g19210 isoform X1, producing the protein MGTSGHFLFGFLLTALALALLLVQAQDQSGFISLDCGLPEGTSYTETTTKLNYVSDASFINSGVSQDVASAYGDGDTYPRQLRKLRSFPQGIRNCYSVTTVKGTEYLIRGSFLYGNYDGLDLLPTFDLYIENSLWQTLNFTDNGMDAYIDLIHVTSSNKVNICLINTGNGVPFISALEFRPSLNITYLTIASSLSLYTRMNIGSTEDRKYRFPFDVYDRIWSPFNFNKWTQVSTNYSIEPIRENGLHLPSIVMQTASTSKDTSTPLEIWWDPIDSSQYYVFMHLAEVLYPEVNQSREFIITTNDNFVSGPIIPNYLSSVSIFPNGPFEGASRHVIAFISTEEATLPPIINAFELYIAKNISKLEADQGDVDALTNIKSTYGIKKEWQGDPCVPMGFPWSGLHCSNGTIPRIISLNLSASGLTGEISPYISNLTMLQILDLSDNELTGELPEFLVNLPNLRILYLTRNRFTGLIPKALLQRAEAGLLALSVGENPDLCTSVECVKKRKNNKRKKYLVAIILSSIIAVLLTILMVTLVIYKRRKQRENLKRSIQERLLKSKNQLVQYSEILVITDNLKTTIGEGGFGKVYLGVLSDKTRVAVKLMSSTSQQGYNEFRAEAQILTVVHHINLVSLIGYCDEAENKALLYEFMGNGSLRDFLSDSSTKVLNWKERLQIAVDAAQGLEYLHDGCVPPIIHRDMKSSNILLNEQMQAKISDFGLSRVFVNESDTHFSTCPAGTFGYLDPTVHLSRNFIKKSDVYSFGIVLFELITGRPAIIKSSEDNIHIVDWVKPHITVGNIQNIVDPRLESSIDSGCASKFVELALSCTLPTSAGRPEMSDVVLQLIECLKMVQDITPQMSNNNADQNFSHNSIGSESLPSPR; encoded by the exons ATGGGAACATCAGGGCATTTCCTCTTTGGTTTCTTGCTAACTGCCTTGGCACTGGCACTTCTACTTGTTCAAGCTCAGGATCAGTCAG GCTTTATTAGTTTAGATTGTGGATTACCAGAGGGCACGAGCTACACCGAAACAACGACTAAACTTAACTATGTTTCTGATGCATCCTTCATAAACAGTGGGGTAAGTCAAGATGTAGCTTCAGCCTACGGAGATGGAGATACCTACCCCAGGCAATTGAGGAAGCTGAGAAGCTTCCCTCAAGGAATCAGAAACTGTTATAGTGTAACCACTGTAAAGGGTACCGAGTACTTGATTCGAGGAAGTTTCTTGTATGGGAATTATGATGGCTTGGATTTGCTACCAACGTTTGATCTCTATATTGAGAATAGCTTGTGGCAGACCTTAAATTTCACGGACAATGGCATGGATGCTTACATAGATCTCATACACGTCACCTCCTCAAACAAAGTTAACATCTGTCTGATCAATACAGGAAATGGAGTGCCATTTATTTCAGCATTAGAATTTAGACCTTCACTCAACATCACTTATCTAACTATCGCATCATCCTTGTCACTTTACACCCGAATGAACATTGGTTCAACAGAAGATCGAAAGTACAG ATTCCCGTTTGATGTATATGATCGTATCTGGTCACCATTTAACTTCAACAAGTGGACACAAGTAAGCACCAACTATAGTATAGAGCCCATACGGGAGAATGGTCTCCATCTGCCATCAATTGTTATGCAAACTGCTTCCACTTCAAAAGACACAAGCACGCCTCTGGAAATTTGGTGGGATCCGATAGATTCATCTCAATATTATGTATTTATGCACCTTGCTGAAGTTTTATATCCTGAAGTCAACCAAAGTAGAGAGTTCATCATCACTACCAATGACAATTTTGTTTCTGGACCTATAATTCCAAATTATTTGTCCTCAGTATCTATTTTTCCTAATGGACCATTCGAGGGGGCAAGTAGACATGTAATTGCCTTCATTTCAACTGAGGAAGCGACACTTCCTCCAATCATCAATGCTTTTGAGTTATATATAGCGAAAAACATATCAAAGTTAGAAGCAGACCAAGGAGATG TGGATGCACTAACCAATATCAAGTCAACTTATGGAATAAAGAAAGAGTGGCAGGGAGATCCATGTGTGCCAATGGGATTTCCCTGGAGTGGATTACATTGTAGCAATGGAACTATTCCAAGAATTATATCCTT GAACCTATCGGCAAGTGGACTAACTGGTGAAATATCTCCTTACATATCAAATCTAACAATGTTGCAAATTTT GGATTTGTCTGATAATGAGTTGACTGGAGAGCTGCCGGAATTCTTAGTAAATTTACCAAATTTAAGAATCCT TTATTTAACAAGAAACAGGTTCACAGGCTTAATTCCCAAGGCTCTCTTGCAAAGGGCTGAAGCTGGATTACTTGCATTGAG TGTGGGCGAAAATCCAGATCTTTGTACATCAGTTGAATGTGTTAAGAAGAGGAAGAATAACAAGAGGAAGAAGTACTTGGTTGCTATAATTCTCTCCAGTATTATAGCTGTGCTCCTAACTATCCTTATGGTTACTCTGGTAATCTACAAAAGGAGAAAACAAAGAG AGAATCTCAAAAGATCAATTCAAGAAAGGTTACTTAAGTCGAAGAACCAACTGGTTCAATACTCCGAGATATTGGTTATCACAGATAACTTGAAGACAACTATTGGGGAAGGAGGTTTTGGAAAAGTATACTTGGGTGTACTGAGCGACAAAACCCGAGTTGCTGTCAAGTTGATGTCTTCAACGTCACAGCAAGGCTACAATGAATTCAGAGCTGAG GCTCAAATATTAACAGTTGTTCATCATATAAATCTGGTTTCTCTTATTGGTTACTGTGATGAGGCTGAGAACAAGGCACTCCTTTATGAATTCATGGGTAATGGAAGTTTGCGCGATTTTCTTTCCG ATTCAAGCACAAAGGTCTTGAATTGGAAAGAAAGACTCCAAATTGCAGTTGATGCAGCTCAAG GGTTGGAATATTTACACGATGGTTGTGTGCCACCTATAATTCACAGAGATATGAAGTCTTCCAATATCCTCTTGAATGAACAAATGCAAGCTAAAATATCAGATTTTGGACTATCTAGGGTGTTTGTAAATGAAAGTGATACTCATTTCTCCACATGTCCTGCTGGCACCTTCGGATATCTCGACCCAAC GGTTCATTTATCAAGAAACTTCATCAAGAAAAGTGATGTTTACAGCTTTGGGATTGTGTTGTTTGAGCTGATAACTGGGCGTCCAGCCATAATCAAGAGCTCTGAAGACAACATCCACATAGTTGATTGGGTCAAGCCACACATAACAGTAGGTAACATCCAAAACATTGTTGATCCAAGATTAGAAAGCAGTATAGATAGTGGTTGTGCAAGTAAATTTGTGGAGCTTGCTCTGTCTTGCACATTGCCAACTTCAGCTGGAAGGCCTGAGATGAGTGATGTGGTGTTACAACTCATAGAATGTTTGAAGATGGTTCAAGATATAACCCCACAAATGTCAAATAACAATGCTGATCAGAACTTTTCACACAATTCCATTGGCTCTGAATCCCTTCCTAGTCCTAGATAG
- the LOC127143779 gene encoding GDSL esterase/lipase APG-like translates to MATAFMCFFFFVCTITISLATPAVSWKKAAAQHQRSDDDDTAAGTIFPAIFTFGDSALDVGNNNNRFTMFKANYLPYGRDFINHKPTGRFCNGKLVSDITAESLGFQSYPPAYLSPEASGRKLLIGAGFASAAAGYDEEASISNRAITLGQQLANYKEYQGKVAMVVGDEEAAAIVADGLHILSCGTGDYLQNYYINATVRRRFTPYEYSSFLVASFSKFIKDLHGLGARKIGVTSLPPLGCFPAALTQFGYQQKKGCVRTINNEVLVFNRKLNSTAATLQKQLPSLKLVVFDIFKPLHDAIMSPSTHGFDEVRKGCCSTGAVETASVLCNPKSHQTCSNATKYMFWDSVHPSEAANQILADAMIVQGYALI, encoded by the exons ATGGCTACTGCCTTTAtgtgcttcttcttcttcgtttgcACAATAACAATATCTTTAGCCACGCCGGCGGTGTCATGGAAGAAAGCCGCTGCTCAACACCAACGTTCCGATGATGATGACACCGCCGCAGGCACGATTTTTCCAGCTATCTTCACGTTTGGTGACTCCGCTTTGGACGTGGGAAACAACAACAATCGTTTCACCATGTTCAAGGCAAACTACCTTCCTTATGGTCGAGATTTCATCAACCATAAACCTACTGGCAGATTCTGTAATGGAAAACTTGTCTCTGATATAACTG CGGAAAGCCTTGGTTTCCAGAGCTACCCACCGGCGTATCTCAGCCCAGAGGCGTCCGGCAGGAAACTTCTAATCGGAGCAGGGTTTGCTTCCGCCGCCGCCGGTTACGATGAGGAAGCTTCCATTTCAAAT CGTGCGATTACATTGGGTCAGCAACTGGCTAATTACAAAGAGTATCAAGGCAAAGTGGCCATGGTGGTAGGCGATGAGGAAGCGGCCGCCATTGTTGCGGATGGATTACATATACTTAGCTGTGGCACCGGCGACTATCTTCAGAACTATTACATAAATGCAACGGTTCGTAGACGGTTCACGCCGTATGAGTACTCCTCTTTCCTTGTTGCTTCCTTCTCCAAATTCATCAAG GACTTACATGGGCTAGGAGCAAGGAAAATTGGGGTCACTTCCTTACCTCCATTAGGCTGTTTTCCTGCTGCACTTACTCAGTTTGGCTACCAACAAAAGAAGGGCTGTGTTAGAACAATCAATAATGAGGTCCTAGTCTTCAACAGGAAGCTCAACTCTACTGCTGCAACTCTTCAAAAGCAGCTACCCAGTCTCAAACTCGTCGTCTTCGACATTTTCAAACCTTTACACGATGCTATCATGTCTCCATCCACTCATG GGTTTGATGAAGTGAGAAAAGGGTGTTGTAGCACTGGGGCTGTGGAGACAGCATCAGTCTTGTGTAATCCAAAGTCTCATCAAACATGTTCTAATGCAACCAAATATATGTTCTGGGACAGTGTTCATCCATCAGAGGCTGCCAATCAGATACTTGCTGATGCCATGATTGTCCAGGGCTATGCTCTCATTTGA
- the LOC103500772 gene encoding protein CHUP1, chloroplastic gives MEDKGNLMKPLLLKFGVVLAISFASFLYSRFRLKNKRPPLPPPLSSSSDDQGNKVNLGRGRGPRLDNQGMKAATAASSNVVLFAVDAYEEMCIRKVNVDDSNLGLCPSNKHGVDKDGLLLPEFQEHVKEFDLSAANAEFSPKKNVEAPRSGLETPKAYKTVEDDEYEQEIRHLKSKVKMLRERERNLEFQLLEYYGLKEQETAVMELQNRLKINNMEAKLFTFKIESLEADNRRLESQVCNHAKTVSDLEAARAKIKFLKKKLRHEAEQNRRQILNLQQKVLKLQDQEHKTNESNKDAQIKLQKIEDLEKEIEELRKLNSRLQIENSDLGRRLDATQFLANSLLEDQEKESLKEETERLTQENEALTKEIEQLQAHRLADVEELVYLRWINACLRYELRNFQPPAGKTAARDLSKTLSPKSEEKAKKLILDYANTEGNEGKGISVTDFDSDQWSSSQASSHTDPGDPDDSAAEFPSTAKTSSNKIKFIGKLKKLLRGKGSQQNLTLLAEKSAASIEDSDSPCYSSSNSTGTNATRAEGQAIGYATSSRNSSRYSIDFQRLHSQKEDEVKTEDSARRNSDVGYVNKRFVLGSDQSSNSSDRSQSQDTESTEKSELMKYAEVLKDTRGAKNQSHRKAASIGSF, from the exons ATGGAAGACAAGGGGAATTTGATGAAACCTCTATTATTAAAATTTGGGGTTGTTCTGGCTATCTCCTTTGCTAGTTTCCTCTATTCCCGATTCAgactaaaaaataaaagaccTCCTCTGCCGCCTCCTTTGTCGAGTTCTTCAG ATGATCAGGGCAATAAAGTTAACTTGGGAAGAGGAAGAGGACCTAGACTTGACAATCAAGGAATGAAGGCAGCAACAGCAGCATCCTCTAATGTTGTTCTTTTTGCAGTTGATGCCTAT GAAGAAATGTGTATTCGAAAAGTCAATGTTGATGATTCAAATCTTGGTCTCTGTCCTAGCAATAAGCATGGTGTAGATAAAGATGGTTTGCTTCTCCCAGAGTTTCAGGAACATGTCAAAGAATTTGATTTATCTGCCGCAAATGCTGAGTTTTCTCCGAAGAAAAATGTTGAGGCTCCAAGGTCCGGGCTCGAAACTCCAAAAGCTTATAAGACTGTCGAGGATGATGAATATGAACAAGAAATCAGACATCTCAAAAGCAAGGTGAAAATGCtgcgagagagagagaggaaccTTGAGTTTCAATTACTTGAGTATTATGGCCTTAAAGAGCAAGAAACTGCAGTAATGGAACTTCAAAATAGGTTGAAGATTAACAACATGGAAGCCAAGCTTTTCACCTTCAAGATTGAGTCCCTCGAGGCAGATAACCGACGATTAGAGTCGCAAGTCTGCAACCATGCTAAAACAGTATCCGACCTCGAGGCTGCAAGGGCAAAAATTAAGTTCCTCAAGAAAAAACTTAGACATGAAGCAGAACAGAACAGGAGACAGATCTTAAATCTTCAGCAAAAAGTTCTCAAGCTGCAAGATCAAGAACATAAGACAAATGAAAGCAATAAAGATGCCCAAATCAAGCTGCAAAAGATTGAAGATTTAGAGAAAGAGATAGAGGAGTTGAGAAAGTTGAATTCGAGATTACAAATAGAGAATTCTGATCTGGGTCGGAGATTAGATGCTACTCAATTTCTTGCAAACTCTCTTTTGGAAGACCAAGAA AAAGAATCACTGAAAGAAGAAACGGAGCGTTTGACACAAGAAAATGAGGCATTAACTAAGGAAATCGAGCAGCTCCAAGCACACCGGTTGGCAGATGTTGAAGAGCTAGTCTATCTCCGTTGGATTAATGCTTGCTTAAGATACGAGCTGCGGAATTTTCAGCCTCCAGCAGGGAAAACAGCAGCAAGAGACCTAAGCAAAACACTAAGTCCCAAATCCGAGGAGAAAGCAAAGAAGCTCATCCTCGATTATGCAAACACAGAAGGAAATGAAGGGAAGGGCATTAGTGTTACGGATTTCGATTCTGATCAATGGTCATCCTCACAGGCTTCCTCTCATACTGATCCTGGAGATCCCGATGATTCAGCTGCTGAGTTTCCATCTACAGCCAAAACAAGTTcaaacaaaatcaaatttattgGTAAACTCAAAAAACTCTTGAGGGGAAAAGGCAGTCAACAAAATTTGACTTTGTTAGCAGAAAAATCTGCAGCATCTATAGAAGATAGTGATTCTCCTTGTTACAGCTCGAGTAATTCTACTGGGACCAATGCTACACGAGCCGAGGGTCAGGCTATTGGATATGCAACTTCATCGCGGAATTCATCAAGGTATTCAATCGATTTTCAAAGATTGCATAGCCAAAAGGAAGACGAAGTAAAAACTGAAGACTCCGCTAGAAGGAATAGTGATGTTGGCTACGTTAACAAGAGATTTGTTTTAGGGAGTGACCAATCGAGCAACTCTTCAGATAGATCTCAAAGTCAGGACACAGAATCCACCGAGAAGTCTGAGTTGATGAAGTATGCTGAAGTTTTGAAAGACACCCGAGGAGCTAAGAACCAGTCACATAGAAAGGCTGCATCCATTGGTTCGTTTTGA